A region from the Bombyx mori chromosome 15, ASM3026992v2 genome encodes:
- the LOC101741655 gene encoding uncharacterized protein LOC101741655 isoform X3: MTSQTENLKTNEFQRRRKLRLQQVREQSKDIAKKIRQRAKLEKLKQASDFDVFKQREYLMKQGELVKQLEVLYSKGIENVGSSHRSALEDRPDVVPKKLDLTKVRAREAASKLRRAKQEKLDEQKRILDRKLQAREVANELSRDKTIKASKKPSETHLQSTEMEEPSKDAQPVAQEQEKPSRNDIATQWEMEEPSTELEHNIPTLTLMDDKDTPTELNNNMPQKSDNSKRLDLFALSEGMPLSLRGSVVNEERVSVKESVNIVSEFLRNRAMRLRETDHISSLNKSQCGDLVGVKETILRTRSSRTEGKNLSNERLLRTSAPASGSTGKKFITMYDHSTRDARSIPIVNNDEQYVTRDRETEEDAYVKAMRESNVDNSKSRENKEQTRIKNIRNRVAMTKESVEKEYKDTMNFLKSLPKDMNQPTRSSYMDENRQQLQQERRQHKMQCEFRKIQRECSRHKKTNGRRNSKSPINNFESGDFQYSWMPVPESDNNLAIHTIPTSVREGKVGNTVKFSKVDSYHEYRSRHKHTPPTKDISKENQATRRIEGLIVDNDVSDTSETSSVTSNVSSSENIRIQPKKTNVQNESEISEADRIIIYKILDSRKNKNCKKNNKLLTEIKQSLGSNVCSKKPVPSTTDEPEEKDSAEHVDEGVYEPVNDKGLFIEKCFNTNVELWHSTEQNCWWNPQKTNQNASHKPEGSKVCQCSKKSKDMEGAANHWDISDSSNRTSNLCVACKCACSKSRTRHVSPPPPLPSAATSTTSFKSATNAANNTTPDSGFIKLIETGGHEAGKFYIGASGFLKNDNYEVVIQLRKKYDENKLEEKTESTEVKQNTKEIHLEPEAVAEDNAQSEREVSAVQHSNMDKSDAVTKASEINVNKDDVFPVLPPDTVTEAGQNDIASNQADSPKASLCDKGVETSFKLSYVMPSNAPKTDPGPRPGTSTYTQTSFGSPNNRPVFFHMSSSTSTAYMSPPELILPRCLKRGHCKHKEQFYESSRVQSREKLEHYDQHHYNEEYSCSCKRCIQIPNKRMSRKSRDSVCYKDCTKSKHTPSNTSSCLSSHRHKKCAKKNTSSTKFNKNENQVSGNSKKCLNRHNTDNVTKKPLQSVYNLKYKDRPTFVQTNLNPVIKSYVSKLLTLNREGLKAVEVVNQDCSSVATPGSSIVNEPKNINRTKSAETQISLEQIKHIVKQKILNENKNFPPPNECIMGDFQKSPLKQKPRLCRKKIVHKVKSFNVSKNLKPKATRVTQVSVEKLAISSSTSSMKDDTETSNKDKPSSKASQITRKIETGGSVFKPSHSNLRCVETNKNNKEEKRNNKVSLSTNVKLQGQQNKIKNNMPITDQSGFNTRPCDWVLDESKQNKCEIPMTTGTQTVNEDLKYVKLAVDKLQNMEKIADLTEKCTKRLSNLAKVLEEVRKNKSLVYSQISSSDNTSGSEHRNEKMINSKSPPYTQSDEDNELQNNQVFLGTKSVSSKDTTISSTEYIPFLNDIPKPPPTSFDSGDTHLSVSPVVKLPVNFDSHLLSSLEVNIKTRAKPPPALSRIHLKHGNDHIIPHELSTVLEVDSPMSLKLKNQSNNKSEIPVSSGNAEKVESKHETLSSSQNRETLVDPDLLKSNLEVPNHKIKLPRNNELSDVSKVQMMDLKQFNEIMLKPFITFQEHAKQCNILHSDFGSEIAKEIVTDEISSLHSDGSLPDVIAELLKRNVISEPFKYDTVSNINSTSISSESTMSVLALSKTRKDKKKSSVMFNTKENAAETSDSLSVSSNPDLEKAFKNLGMGWASSTLKKTKERLALSSSSNTSSSSLSQFKIKSFNNHEIPALVTDSVSSILNSSKNTKQKCVVPETSNVEQQTSLINSITVKDFLKNELAKKITFTNKTYKDDSEEFVSLFDTKIPEGMKHDSDNTREQPSMDSIPSGNNRARTSTPVQVYKSMTYQSSSTSNLSNGLFSNADDLSSVKGTSNSMKNHSASEKDDLLIPKLSLKTKMSSSDSNKSD, encoded by the exons ATGACATCTCAAACagaaaatttgaaaacaaatgaaTTTCAACGACGGAGAAAGCTTAGACTTCAACAg GTACGTGAGCAATCAAAAGATATTGCTAAGAAAATAAGACAGCGTGCTAAACTTGAAAAGTTGAAACAGGCGTCAGACTTCGACGTTTTCAAACAAAGGgaatatttaatgaaacaagGAGAACTAGTCAAACAATTAGAGGTGTTGTACTCAAAAGGAATAGAAAATGTAGGATCTAGTCATAGGAGTGCCTTAGAAGATCGACCTG ATGTGGTTCCAAAGAAACTAGATCTAACAAAAGTACGTGCGAGGGAAGCAGCCTCAAAATTAAGAAGAGCAAAACAGGAAAAGTTAGATGAACAAAAAAGAATATTAGACAGAAAATTACAAGCCCG cgaGGTAGCTAATGAACTAAGCAGAGATAAAACTATTAAAGCGTCAAAGAAACCTTCAGAGACACATCTTCAAAGTACTGAAATGGAAGAACCGTCTAAAGATGCACAGCCAGTAGCTCAGGAACAAGAGAAACCAAGCAGAAATGATATTGCCACTCAATGGGAAATGGAAGAACCATCAACTGAATTAGAACACAACATTCCAACATTAACTTTGATGGACGATAAAGACACTCccactgaacttaataataatatgccacAGAAATCTGACAATAGCAAGAGGTTAGATCTCTTTGCATTGAGTGAGGGTATGCCGTTGAGTCTTCGTGGAAGTGTCGTCAATGAAGAAAGAGTTTCAGTTAAGGAATCTGTAAATATAGTTTCAGAATTTTTGAGGAATAGAGCTATGCGTTTGAGAGAAACCGATCATATTAGCAGTTTAAACAAAAGTCAATGCGGTGATTTAGTTGGTGTGAAGGAAACTATTCTACGTACAAGATCATCAAGAACTGAAG GTAAAAATTTAAGCAATGAAAGGTTATTAAGAACTAGTGCACCAGCCAGTGGTTCTACTGGGAAAAAATTTATAACCATGTATGATCATTCCACACGAGATGCCAGAAGTATACCTATTGTTAATAATGATGAACAGTATGTAACAAGGGATCGTGAGACTGAGGAAGATGCATATGTTAAAGCGATGAGAGAATCAAATGTTGATAATTCGAAAAGTAGAGAGAACAAAGAACAAACAAGAATTAAGAATATAAGAAACAGAGTAGCAATGACAAAGGAATCTGTGGAGAAAGAATATAAAGATACCATGAATTTTTTGAAATCACTACCAAAAGACATGAATCAACCAACC AGGAGCTCCTATATGGACGAGAATCGTCAGCAGCTGCAGCAGGAGAGACGACAGCACAAGATGCAATGTGAATTCAGAAAAATACAAAGGGAATGTAGCAGACATAAAAAAACA AATGGACGAAGGAACTCAAAATCACCAATCAACAACTTTGAAAGTGGTGACTTTCAATATTCTTGGATGCCAGTGCCCGAGAGTGACAATAACCTTGCTATTCATACGATCCCAACATCTGTTAGAGAAGGAAAAGTTGGGAACACAGTGAAGTTTAGCAAAGTAGACAGCTATCATGAGTACAGATCACGACACAAACACACTCCGCCTACTAAGGATATTAGTAAAGAAAATCAAGCCACTAGAAGAATTGAAGGTTTGATAGTTGATAATGATGTTAGCGACACCAGCGAGACTTCCTCAGTTACATCGAATGTCAGTTCATCTGAAAACATCAGGATTCAGCCAAAAAAAACGAACGTGCAAAACGAGAGTGAAATTTCTGAGGCAGATaggattattatttataaaattttggattctagaaaaaacaaaaattgcaaGAAGAATAATAAGCTATTGACTGAAATCAAACAATCTTTAGGATCGAATGTTTGTAGTAAAAAACCTGTACCAAGTACAACCGATGAACCTGAAGAAAAAGATTCAGCAGAACATGTAGATGAAg gtgTATACGAACCAGTAAACGATAAAGG GCTATTTATAGAAAAATGTTTTAACACAAATGTCGAATTGTGGCACAGCACCGAACAAAATTGCTGGTG GAATCCTCAAAAGACCAATCAGAATGCTTCACACAAACCAGAAGGAAGTAAAGTTTGCCAATGTAGCAAAAAATCGAAAGACATGGAAG GAGCTGCTAATCATTGGGATATCAGTGATTCATCAAACAG AACATCAAATCTATGCGTGGCTTGTAAATGTGCGTGCTCTAAGTCAAGGACCAGACATGTTAGTCCTCCCCCGCCACTACCATCAGCAGCGACGTCCACTACATCCTTCAAATCAGCAACCAATGCGGCAAATAATACCACTCCAGATTCTGGATTTATCAAACTCATAGAAACCGGTGGCCACGAAGCAGGGAAATTTTACATTGGAGCTTCAGGATTTCTAAAAAACGATAATTATGAAGTGGTCATACAGTTGAGAAAGAAATACGACGAGAACAAACTTGAAGAAAAAACAGAGTCAACGGAAGTAAAACAAAATACGAAGGAGATACATCTTGAACCAGAGGCAGTCGCAGAAGATAACGCCCAGTCTGAGAGGGAAGTAAGTGCTGTCCAACATTCCAATATGGATAAGTCTGACGCAGTGACAAAAGCTTCAGAgattaatgtaaataaagacGACGTTTTCCCAGTTCTTCCTCCGGATACAGTTACTGAAGCAGGACAAAACGACATCGCCTCGAATCAGGCTGATTCACCTAAAGCTTCGCTTTGTGATAAAGGCGTAGAAACTTCTTTTAAATTGTCTTATGTGATGCCAAGTAATGCGCCGAAAACAGACCCTGGGCCCCGACCAGGAACCTCGACGTATACTCAAACAAGCTTCGGCTCTCCGAATAATAGACCAGTATTTTTTCATATGAGTTCGTCCACGTCTACCGCTTACATGAGTCCACCTGAATTAATCCTACCCAGATGTCTGAAACGTGGACATTGTAAACACAAAGAACAATTCTATGAGTCGTCTCGTGTTCAAAGTCGGGAAAAACTTGAACATTACGATCAACATCATTATAACGAAGAATACAGTTGCAGCTGTAAAAGATGTATACAGATTCCCAATAAAAGAATGTCACGGAAATCCAGAGATTCTGTATGTTATAAGGATTGTACTAAATCTAAACATACTCCTTCGAATACGTCTAGCTGCCTCAGCTCACATAGGCACAAAAAATGTGCAAAGAAAAACACATCGTcaacaaaattcaataaaaacgaGAATCAAGTTTCTGGAAACTCTAAAAAATGTCTTAACAGACAtaatacagataatgtaactaaaAAGCCGTTGCAATCTGTATATAACTTGAAATATAAAGACAGGCCTACATTTGTTCAAACCAACTTAAACCCCGTAATAAAAAGTTACGTAAGCAAATTGTTGACTTTAAATAGGGAAGGATTAAAAGCTGTTGAGGTAGTCAATCAAGATTGCAGTTCTGTAGCTACACCAGGAAGCTCCATCGTCAATGAGCCTAAAAATATCAACCGAACTAAGAGCGCGGAAACTCAGATATCTTTAgaacaaataaaacatatagtaaaacaaaaaattttgaatgaaaataagaattttCCACCACCAAATGAATGTATCATGGGAGATTTTCAGAAGAGTCCATTGAAACAAAAGCCAAGACTGTGTCGAAAGAAAATAGTACACAAGGTGAAATCTTTTAACGTTTCAAAGAATTTGAAGCCCAAGGCAACACGAGTAACACAGGTGTCTGTGGAAAAACTTGCTATTAGCTCCTCTACATCTTCTATGAAAGACGATACGGAGACATCAAACAAAGATAAACCTAGCAGCAAAGCATCACAAATTACAAGAAAAATAGAAACTGGTGGTTCTGTATTCAAACCAAGTCATTCAAATCTGCGATGTGTAGAAacgaacaaaaataataaagaggagaaaagaaataataaagtcTCTTTATCTACTAACGTAAAACTACAGGGTCAACAGAacaagattaaaaataatatgccTATAACAGATCAATCCGGATTTAATACGCGGCCTTGTGATTGGGTGCTTGACGAatctaaacaaaacaaatgtGAAATTCCGATGACCACTGGAACTCAAACTGTTAACGAAGATTTGAAATACGTAAAATTAGCTGTCGATAAACTTCAAAATATGGAGAAGATTGCAGACCTAACTGAAAAATGTACTAAACGTCTATCAAACTTGGCTAAAGTGTTAGAGGAAGTAAGGAAAAATAAGTCACTGGTTTACAGCCAAATCTCATCCTCAGATAACACTTCTGGTTCAGAACACAGAAatgaaaaaatgataaatagtAAATCTCCACCGTACACACAATCTGACGAAGATAATGAATTACAGAATAACCAAGTCTTCTTAGGAACAAAATCTGTATCATCTAAAGATACAACTATAAGTTCAACTGAATATATCCCGTTTTTAAATGATATTCCAAAACCGCCACCAACTTCCTTTGACTCAGGTGACACGCATCTTTCGGTATCGCCAGTTGTAAAGTTGCCTGTAAATTTTGATTCACATTTACTATCCAGCTTGGAGGTAAATATCAAAACAAGAGCGAAACCACCTCCTGCGCTTTCGAGGATTCATTTGAAACATGGCAACGATCATATAATTCCTCATGAATTATCAACAGTTTTAGAAGTTGACTCACCCATGAGTCTCAAATTAAAAAACCAATCGAACAACAAGAGCGAGATTCCTGTCAGTTCAGGAAATGCAGAAAAAGTAGAGTCTAAACATGAAACTTTAAGCAGTTCCCAAAATAGAGAAACATTGGTAGATCCtgatttattaaaaagtaatttggAAGTTCctaatcataaaattaaattgccCCGCAACAATGAATTGTCAGACGTCTCTAAAGTACAGATGATGGATTTAAAACAGTTCAATGAGATTATGTTAAAGCCATTCATAACATTTCAAGAACATGCCAAgcaatgtaatattttacataGCGATTTTGGTAGTGAAATTGCTAAAGAAATAGTTACTGATGAAATTAGTTCTCTTCACTCTGATGGCAGTTTACCAGATGTTATAGCTGAATTGCTCAAAAGGAACGTTATAAGTGAACCATTCAAATATGATACAGTTTCGAACATTAATTCCACTTCGATATCATCTGAATCTACGATGTCTGTTTTAGCATTGTCAAAAACTAGAAAGGATAAAAAGAAGTCAAGCGTTATGTTTAACACTAAAGAAAATGCGGCCGAAACATCAGATTCATTAAGCGTTTCATCAAATCCAGATTTAGAGAAAGCGTTTAAAAATTTAGGAATGGGCTGGGCGTCTTCTACTTTAAAAAAGACAAAAGAAAGGTTGGCTCTTTCATCATCAAGTAATACGTCCAGTTCTAGTTTATCTCAATTCAAAATAAAGAGTTTTAATAACCACGAAATACCAGCGTTAGTGACTGATTCGGTGTCGTCCATTTTAAATTCGTCAAAAAACACGAAACAAAAATGTGTTGTACCAGAAACCTCGAACGTCGAGCAACAGACATctttaataaattcaattacCGTGAAAGACTTTTTGAAAAATGAACTAGCCAAGAAAATAACTTTTACCAATAAGACTTACAAAGATGATTCAGAAGAATTTGTATCGTTGTTTGACACTAAAATCCCTGAAGGTATGAAACATGATTCTGACAATACCCGTGAACAGCCTTCGATGGACAGCATTCCGAGTGGAAACAACCGAGCACGTACATCAACCCCTGTACAAGTTTACAAGTCGATGACATACCAATCTAGTTCAACTTCAAACTTGTCCAACGGCCTATTTAGTAATGCCGACGACCTGTCTTCGGTAAAAGGCACATCGAATTCCATGAAAAATCATTCCGCATCAGAAAAGGACGACTTACTAATTCCAAAACTAAGTTTGAAGACGAAGATGAGTTCATCGGATAGTAATAAAAGTGATTAA